The following coding sequences are from one Humulus lupulus chromosome X, drHumLupu1.1, whole genome shotgun sequence window:
- the LOC133804794 gene encoding pathogen-associated molecular patterns-induced protein A70-like produces the protein MFEDSVFSIATIWASMNSWLTPTVLFLLLNLVIATIFITSTLTSPDQNQNQNNHHQQQRLHPQLVRSLSVLKKLKSFNFNTYRAQEPTTHLQKSPAESDEHFEQPQAQQQQEPHLARSPSMLQRLISINFYHHLAPAKSQNQNLGNPEPTTTRFDSEQEQNQHIEWSDSESEEEEETRDQFEDEVHHDVHSQLKTGGGGGGGHVARTSSDTKPSNGEAPPKLSRKLKKSASAKSAFGHFKEDDIVGIRRPETVREGKAKEAKAKTEEEFDAKADDFITKFKEELKLQRLESVTRYKEMIGRGAAQ, from the coding sequence ATGTTTGAGGACTCTGTATTTTCCATAGCCACAATCTGGGCTTCCATGAACAGTTGGCTCACACCCACTGTTCTCTTTCTCCTCCTCAACCTAGTGATCGCCACCATTTTCATAACCTCGACCTTAACCTCACCAGACCAAAACCAGAACCAGAACAACCACCATCAACAACAACGACTTCATCCCCAACTCGTTAGATCTCTTTCAGTTTTGAAGAAACTCAAATCCTTCAACTTCAACACTTACAGAGCTCAAGAACCCACCACCCATTTGCAAAAAAGCCCAGCAGAATCCGATGAACACTTCGAACAACCACAAGCACAACAACAACAAGAGCCCCATTTGGCCAGGTCTCCGTCGATGCTTCAGAGGCTCATATCCATCAACTTCTACCATCACTTAGCCCCAGCTAAGTCTCAAAATCAAAACCTTGGAAACCCAGAACCAACGACGACCCGCTTCGATTCCGAACAAGAGCAAAACCAACACATCGAGTGGTCAGACTCAGagtcagaagaagaagaagagaccCGAGACCAGTTCGAAGACGAGGTCCATCATGATGTTCACAGCCAGCTGAAgaccggtggtggtggtggtggtggtcacGTGGCCAGGACCAGCTCCGACACCAAACCCTCCAACGGCGAGGCTCCGCCGAAGCTGTCGAGGAAGTTGAAGAAGTCGGCTAGTGCGAAATCGGCTTTCGGCCATTTTAAGGAAGATGATATCGTGGGGATTCGCCGGCCGGAGACTGTGAGAGAAGGGAAAGCTAAGGAAGCGAAGGCGAAGACGGAGGAGGAGTTCGACGCCAAGGCCGATGACTTCATCACCAAGTTCAAGGAAGAGCTGAAGTTGCAGAGGCTTGAGTCCGTCACGAGGTACAAGGAGATGATCGGAAGAGGGGCTGCAcagtaa
- the LOC133804792 gene encoding pathogen-associated molecular patterns-induced protein A70-like codes for MFEDSVSSVDTIWASMNSWLTPTVLFLLLNLMIAAIFITSTLTSQDPNQNQNNHRQQRRLRPVLQKLNSFNFSTYRAQEPTTHLQKSPAEPDEHVEQQQPEPHLARSPSMLQKLISINFYNHLAPAQSQNQNFANPEPTTTRLDFKQEQEQHIEWSDSEEEESQDQVKREDVRGVGDQSMDDGDSQLKNGGSGANSEAKPSNGDAPPKMLKKSASANSIVPHIKEDDIVESRRPGTVREGKAKPAEAETAEEFDAKADEFINKFNQQLKMQRLDSATRYKEMIERGAGQ; via the coding sequence ATGTTTGAGGACTCTGTATCTTCCGTAGATACGATCTGGGCTTCCATGAACAGTTGGCTCACACCCACTGTTCTCTTCCTCCTCCTCAACCTAATGATCGCCGCCATTTTCATAACCTCAACCTTAACCTCACAAGACCCAAACCAGAACCAGAACAACCACCGTCAACAACGACGACTTCGTCCAGTTTTACAGAAActcaattccttcaacttcagCACTTACAGAGCTCAAGAACCCACCACCCATTTGCAAAAAAGCCCAGCAGAACCCGATGAACACGTCGAACAACAACAACCAGAACCCCATTTGGCCAGGTCTCCGTCGATGCTTCAGAAGCTCATATCCATCAACTTCTACAATCACTTGGCCCCAGCTCAGTCTCAAAATCAAAACTTTGCAAATCCAGAACCAACGACAACCCGCCTCGACTTCAAACAAGAGCAAGAACAGCACATCGAGTGGTCAGACTCAGAAGAAGAGGAGAGCCAAGACCAAGTCAAACGCGAGGACGTCCGTGGAGTCGGAGACCAGTCGATGGATGATGGTGACAGCCAGCTGAAGAACGGTGGTAGTGGTGCCAACTCCGAAGCCAAACCCTCCAACGGCGACGCTCCGCCGAAGATGTTGAAGAAGTCGGCTAGTGCGAATTCGATTGTTCCTCATATTAAGGAAGATGATATCGTGGAGAGTCGCCGGCCGGGGACTGTGAGAGAAGGGAAAGCTAAGCCTGCGGAGGCGGAGACGGCGGAGGAGTTCGACGCCAAGGCGGATGAATTCATCAACAAGTTCAATCAACAGTTGAAGATGCAGAGGCTTGACTCCGCCACGAGGTACAAGGAGATGATCGAAAGAGGGGCTGGACAGTAA